The Styela clava chromosome 10, kaStyClav1.hap1.2, whole genome shotgun sequence genome window below encodes:
- the LOC120337484 gene encoding uncharacterized protein LOC120337484 — translation MSSENIASILIRFAALCTGTAILTRLQNREDADTKESTTTEHLDYSQDMSKKDSTSLPRYLDGDEASQVNVVDETENTEMHSEIHPSEDSPNKQKYAGTPPENDDEDDKSIGAMSLPDTINLKLPTQSDESLSISVLSRKDDKPNISHETSKTVDLSDEKNHQTDAGNQPMNIHNNALIQVGKLESSSGRNNDSEVETENESMVEKILFFIDEKACQDEALNPVESEDGGIGISLNKVAKIMQDGIINEDNFDCRVKVEEIHEYKNVDKSLSKQDSNDSGTKCDQVANDNPNGEYVTDSTSSKQKEKRNSSSVLDNDPLMKENSCVSMATDAENCEEGASSVEVRKKSPAMERSGGTKRAYDTKNEMFSLVQPVSFPSPIQTETPSCIFAPEGTSTITSNIQNADNETKQPDNCKILDKNGINEDQVPTSGLEEVIPKVDQMRQTNLKKESDVFKKKKSYDESNTIDVNLNSSKFPNIPSNINSPDLEPSNLKSKTRSAHKIGESLAKGNSDHDTSSFTSVTPSSYSSNCSVCQDIVKHRGEKGNESSESSEYTSSYDSDDLNSAFAQTLDQLPTDDDKVSAYIEKNLSAGVEKLVTSTLEHPHNSAVRFTGVSRLQQKAVSPLPQSPWPGKKSRQGSSASGEGIDSAFGKPQESEKRSSSNAANEKDTEVKPAETTKTSQVESPPNVEKKLETHKSTKPGTSSTKKSNAPYVVTYQSMDATRVTPTKACLKARLSFESSQARPSLQSDAVGNLIIFVRKSDGPEEITSAGKSSVYVKINILRSDKKSTQFRGKTGLGNIAGRTVVWDKELTIRNVPNVLLSGAIFRISLMKRETFSDKTISKIEVDFHRQERFSTEGGDVTSTAEWLIIRRQPIEAKLNLI, via the exons ATGTCATCAGAGAACATTGCTTCTATATTAATTAGATTTGCAGCACTTTGTACTGGAACAGCTATTTTGACAAGACTGCAAAACAG gGAAGACGCAGATACAAAGGAATCAACGACTACAGAACATTTGGATTATTCACAAGATATGTCGAAAAAAGATTCAACATCGTTGCCCAGATATTTAGATGGAGATGAGGCTTCCCAAGTAAATGTAGTTGATGAAACAGAGAATACAGAAATGCATTCAGAAATCCACCCAAGTGAAGACTCgcctaataaacaaaaatacgcGGGAACCCCCCCGGAAAATGACGATGAAGACGACAAGTCAATCGGAGCTATGAGTTTGCCAGACACCATTAATCTGAAATTACCGACACAATCTGATGAATCTTTATCGATTTCAGTGCTCAGCAGAAAAGACGACAAGCCAAATATTTCCCATGAAACTTCTAAAACGGTCGATTTGAGCGATGAAAAAAATCACCAAACAGATGCTGGAAATCAACCCATGAATATTCATAATAACGCGTTAATACAAGTTGGCAAACTAGAGTCAAGTTCAGGAAGAAACAATGATAGTGAAGTAGAAACCGAAAATGAGTCGATGGTCGAAAAAATCCTCTTTTTCATTGATGAGAAGGCCTGTCAAGATGAAGCACTCAATCCTGTCGAATCCGAGGATGGTGGAATTGGTATATCATTGAATAAAGTAGCTAAGATTATGCAAGATGGCATTATCAATGAAGATAATTTTGATTGCCGAGTGAAAGTTGAAgaaattcatgaatataaaaatgtgGATAAATCACTATCTAAACAAGATTCGAATGATTCAGGCACCAAATGTGATCAAGTTGCTAATGATAACCCAAACGGTGAGTATGTTACTGATAGCACTTCTTCCAAACagaaagaaaaaagaaattctTCTTCCGTTCTTGATAACGATCCATTGATGAAAGAGAATTCATGTGTTTCGATGGCAACGGACGCTGAAAATTGTGAAGAAGGAGCTTCAAGCGTTGAAGTCCGAAAAAAATCACCTGCGATGGAAAGGAGTGGAGGTACAAAACGAGCATATGATActaaaaatgaaatgttttctCTAGTTCAACCTGTCAGTTTCCCCAGCCCTATTCAAACTGAAACACCCAGTTGTATCTTTGCTCCAGAAGGAACTTCAACAATTACGTCAAACATACAGAATGCTGACAATGAAACAAAGCAACCCGACAACTGTAAAATACTGGATAAAAATGGCATCAATGAAGATCAAGTTCCCACTTCTGGGTTGGAAGAGGTCATCCCAAAAGTTGACCAAATGAGACAAACGAATTTGAAAAAGGAGTCTGATGTATTCAAGAAGAAAAAAAGTTATGACGAAAGTAATACTATTGATGTCAATTTGAATTCAagtaaatttcccaacattccaTCGAATATCAACAGCCCTGACCTCGAACCATCGAACCTCAAATCCAAAACCAGGTCAGCCCACAAAATTGGTGAATCTCTCGCCAAAGGTAATTCCGATCATGACACCTCATCCTTTACATCTGTAACTCCGTCGTCATATAGCAGCAATTGTTCCGTTTGCCAAGATATTGTGAAACATCGGGGAGAGAAGGGAAATGAGAGCAGTGAAAGTAGTGAGTACACAAGCAGCTATGATAGCGATGATTTGAATTCAGCCTTTGCACAGACTCTTGACCAATTGCCTACTGATGACGACAAGGTATCTGCTTACATTGAAAAGAATTTATCTGCGGGGGTAGAGAAATTGGTAACATCGACGTTGGAACACCCTCATAATTCTGCTGTGAGGTTTACTGGCGTTTCTCGGCTTCAGCAAAAGGCCGTATCTCCTCTTCCGCAATCGCCGTGGCCAGGAAAGAAAAGTCGTCAAGGTTCTTCCGCCAGTGGCGAAGGAATTGACTCAGCCTTTGGTAAACCACAAGAAAGTGAAAAACGCAGTAGCAGTAATGCAGCAAACGAGAAAGACACTGAAGTGAAGCCCGCAGAAACCACAAAAACATCGCAAGTTGAAAGCCCACCAAACGTGGAAAAAAAGCTTGAAACACACAAATCCACCAAGCCGGGAACCAGTTCTACAAag AAATCCAACGCTCCATATGTTGTAACCTACCAGTCCATGGATGCAACACGAGTCACTCCCACAAAAGCCTGCTTGAAAGCACGACTTTCATTTGAGTCTAGTCAAGCAAGACCTTCGCTGCAGAGTGATGCAGTTGGGAATCTGATAATATTTGTTAGAAAGAGCGATGGACCGGAAGAAATAACAAGTGCTGGTAAAAGCTCTGTTTATGTAAAgat AAATATATTGAGATCTGACAAGAAAAGCACTCAGTTTCGAGGAAAAACAGGATTAGGAAATATTGCAGGAAGAACCGTTGTTTGGGATAAAGAATTAACGATTCGAAACGTTCCTAACGTGTTGTTGAGTGGAGCGATATTCAGAATATCTTTGATGAAAAGAGAAACGTTCTCAGATAAAACCATATCAAAAATAGAAGTCGATTTTCATAGAC
- the LOC120337961 gene encoding uncharacterized protein LOC120337961, with amino-acid sequence MNSLNHSRRRALFTSSKGSYIRNSLGSRDSLESPDEDGDTSSISALSTQSTRSLKSYRSWRKLQKQRRQLKRAQTIGGFEAMDSTLDALDLSGEFGNATPSKKENGVFDEVTQSPTSSINIKLKETSVDDKPHTVITTIPQSPLEPFYSSSSSLASSTSRSDKISTPRRTPRSESDIDEFEDSEIQKHFKESFRNNKTPLQRRSCPYIFQSDTLYSTPIGEQIGANYLVTKPLVFPWQERRSSAGEVPSLKSPPLLLELAKLKKATRKMSDTAYEQQETDELDVVFAETNGFTVSLPINSPTVPAHMLGDEVIEKGDKNDEYFFDEDPRENERIHWKMEASKRRQIESERKQNNLTDSFDNPDSVPHQIAVETNSGSYFLPPLIAKAIEKHNASVSEDTSRLFERDKNSNLKFSEKNKGTDVRAASSASSTQEATDDENVYMENADDIFDDLRERDYLNVPGQRALPETDTSSITTWDSIDPIENILVREDPLPADDRTFTLNGKAIITPKPDKQVEEHVEVVALEAAEAPAPETYKDLHDLVATKNDETSDTDTKSSQIHSHKVEEDSKCNICNNINNKMPTVVEETEFVAKSESQFESGNPEQVNDVQKTTKPIHSHKVGEDANCEHCSPRKEGEANVSDIAPDLCCSIL; translated from the exons ATGAATAGTTTAAATCACAGTCGTCGGAGGGCGCTGTTTACTAGTTCCAAAGGGAGTTACATTAGAAATAGCCTTGGGTCTCGTGACAGCCTTGAATCACCAGATGAAGATGGCGACACCTCTTCAATATCAGCATTGAGTACGCAAAGTACCCGAAGTCTTAAGAGTTATCGAAGTTGGAGGAAATTACAGAAACAACGACGGCAGTTGAAAAGGGCGCAGACTATTGGCGGGTTTGAAGCTATGGATAGTACATTGGATGCTCTGGATTTGAGCGGAGAATTCgg GAACGCGACTCCTTCGAAGAAAGAAAACGGCGTTTTTGATGAAG TAACTCAAAGTCCGACTTCATCGATTAACATAAAACTCAAGGAAACAAGTGTCGACGATAAACCGCATACTGTTATCACCACCATACCCCAGTCTCCGTTAGAACCGTTTTATTCTTCATCCTCTTCATTGGCGAGTTCAACAAGCCGGTCAGATAAAATCAGCACACCACGAAGAACTCCTCGTTCAGAATCGGACATAGACGAATTTGAAGACAGCGAAATTCAGAAACATTTTAAAGAATCGTTTAGGAACAATAAAACCCCTTTACAGCGAAGATCTTGTCCGTATATATTTCAGAGTGATACATTATATTCGACACCAATTGGGGAACAGATAGGCGCAAATTATCTGGTGACAAAACCGTTAGTATTTCCCTGGCAAGAGAGAAG atcATCAGCAGGTGAAGTTCCATCCTTGAAAAGTCCGCCTTTATTGCTTGAACTTGCAAAGTTAAAG AAGGCGACGAGAAAAATGAGCGATACCGCATATGAACAGCAAGAAACAGATGAACTTGATGTTGTATTTGCTGAAACTAACGGATTCACGGTTTCTCTTCCAATAAATTCACCAACCGTACCGGCACACATGTTAGGAGATGAAGTTATAGAAAAAGGAGATAAAAATgacgaatatttttttgatgaagATCCTagagaaaacgagagaatacaCTGGAAAATGGAAGCAAGCAAAAGAAGGCAAATTGAGAGCGAGAGAAAGCAGAATAACTTGACGGATTCCTTCGATAATCCAGACAGTGTTCCACATCAAATTGCTGTCGAAACAAATTCCGGGAGCTACTTTCTTCCTCCGCTAATAGCGAAGGCGATAGAAAAGCATAACGCAAGTGTTAGCGAGGATACTTCGCGTTTATTTGAGCGcgataaaaattcaaatttgaaattttcggaGAAAAACAAAGGAACAGATGTACGTGCGGCGTCATCAGCGTCATCCACCCAAGAAGCAACCGATGATGAAAATGTTTACATGGAAAACGCTGACGACATATTTGATGATCTTCGGGAAAGGGACTACCTGAATGTACCCGGACAACGAGCCCTACCAGAAACAG ATACAAGTAGCATCACGACATGGGACAGCATTGATCCCATTGAAAATATATTGGTTCGCGAGGATCCTCTACCCGCTGATGATCGGACGTTTACTTTGAATGGAAAAGCCATAATTACACCAAAGCCCGACAAACAAGTTGAAGAACATGTTGag GTAGTGGCTTTGGAAGCAGCCGAAGCTCCTGCTCCAGAAACTTACAAAGATCTCCACGATTTGGTTGCGAcaaaaaatgatgaaacatcAGATACCGACACGAAGTCTAGCCAAATTCATTCGCACAAAGTTGAAGAAGATtcaaaatgtaatatttgcaataacaTAAATAATAAG ATGCCAACTGTCGTCGAAGAAACAGAGTTTGTGGCAAAATCGGAGTCTCAATTCGAATCTGGAAATCCGGAGCAAGTGAATGATGTGCAGAAAACAACAAAACCTATTCATTCTCATAAGGTTGGAGAAGATGCTAATTGCGAGCATTGTTCTCCAAGGAAAGAAGGAGAGGCGAATGTTTCGGACATTGCTCCTGATTTATGTTGCTCTATATTATAA
- the LOC120337787 gene encoding uncharacterized protein LOC120337787, with translation MKAEFAEVINEMNDNFLDDESKMELNSRVSEDTIMKKVASLQGNRDDFPVQQSSLTSFLAGELIVEGFKPQSPDFSSPNVHKEDDTTEKNPLLPVEQNLSERPIIDHTSRYPHLDVSVQCVSPLHPIGEEGVRVGVCKFPCLNIGKYDAETQVEERSLADKESVMSHATDYSTYQAYLKDEIGECGTLGEDIVIFLLY, from the exons ATGAAAGCTGAATTTGCAGAAGTTATCAACGAAATGAATGACAATTTTTTAGATGACGAAAGCAAAATGGAACTTAACAGCAGGGTTTCAGAAGACACCATTATGAAGAAAGTTGCTTCATTGCAGGGAAATCGAGATGATTTTCCAGTACAACAATCATCTCTGACGTCATTTCTGGCGGGAGAGCTTATAGTGGAAGGATTCAAACCTCAATCTCCAGACTTTTCATCACCAAACGTGCACAAAGAGGACGACACCACTGAAAAAAATCCGCTTCTGCCGGTTGAGCAGAATTTGTCAGAGCGCCCAATTATTGATCATACCTCGAGATACCCACATTTAGACGTTTCAGTACAATGCGTGTCCCCACTTCATCCGATTGGCGAAGAGGGTGTGAGAGTGGGTGTTTGTAAATTTCCTTGTCTCAACATCGGCAAATATGATGCTGAAACACAAGTTGAAGAACGCAGTTTGGCAGATAAAGAAAGTGTGATGTCTCATGCTACCGACTACTCCACCTATCAAGCCTATTTGAAAG acgaGATCGGTGAATGCGGGACATTGGGAGAAGATATCGTAATATTTCTGTTATACTGA
- the LOC120337986 gene encoding G-protein coupled receptor GRL101-like isoform X1 gives MSITMRGEYCKEDIEWRSGKTCSAIGTLLMIGTESSVFTLTIITGFRVYTVLRPFNEVSLRTIRPIIVLSWTLAIAIALIPLLPVTEDYFVDNVWLSQNPFFSIINKNEIRGINQWISTIQTENNDTLKLSDSWSALETMLKRLNPKFNIDRKFGYYSTHTVCLPTLFPNPIKDMAWGYSLIFLIINFLAFFVISVGYFVIYKNSTRENKALTNQQLKKRAKSMQKKVTVIIITDLLCWMPICIMGFLQVAGIDIPNDAYLPVGLMIIPINSMINPVLYYAPPTPIKYILAWFRKRVHAKHEHAAESPQKKIDKNGKQYEN, from the exons ATGAGTATAACAATGCGAGGTGAGTATTGCAAAGAAGATATAGAATGGAGAAGTGGAAAAACCTGTTCTGCTATTGGAACTCTGCTTATGATTGGAACAGAGTCTTCAGTTTTTACTCTCACAATCATTACAGGATTTAGAGTATATACTGTTCTGAG accTTTTAATGAAGTTAGCCTCAGAACAATCCGTCCTATTATCGTATTGTCATGGACTCTTGCTATTGCAATTGCCCTGATTCCGTTGTTGCCAGTTACTGAAGACTACTTTGTGGACAATGTATG GTTGAGTCAAAatccatttttttcaataatcaaCAAAAACGAAATAAGGGGAATAAATCAATGGATTTCAACAATACAAACTGAAAATAATGATACATTGAA ATTAAGTGACTCATGGTCAGCATTGGAAACTATGCTCAAAAGACTAAATCCTAAATTCAATATTGACCGGAAGTTTGGATATTACTCAACTCATACCGTTTGTCTCCCGACACTCTTTCCGAATCCAATAAAGGATATGGCATGGGGTTATTCACTAATCTTTCTCATCATCAATTTCTTGGCCTTTTTTGTGATTTCAGTTGgatattttgtgatatataa GAATTCAACTCGAGAAAATAAAGCATTGACCAACCAACAGTTAAAGAAAAGGGCAAAATCCATGCAGAAAAAAGTTACCGTGATCATCATAACAGATTTGTTGTGTTGGATGCCAATTTGTATCATGGGATTTCTACAAGTTGCTG GCATAGATATACCAAACGACGCTTATCTTCCTGTTGGGCTAATGATCATACCAATCAATAGCATGATAAATCCTGTGTTGTATTATGCTCCTCCCACacctattaaatatattttggctTGGTTCAGAAAAAGGGTTCATGCAA AACACGAACATGCAGCCGAAAGCCCACAAaagaaaattgacaaaaatggaaaacaatatgaAAACTGA
- the LOC120337986 gene encoding relaxin receptor 1-like isoform X2, producing MSITMRGEYCKEDIEWRSGKTCSAIGTLLMIGTESSVFTLTIITGFRVYTVLRPFNEVSLRTIRPIIVLSWTLAIAIALIPLLPVTEDYFVDNVWLSQNPFFSIINKNEIRGINQWISTIQTENNDTLKNSTRENKALTNQQLKKRAKSMQKKVTVIIITDLLCWMPICIMGFLQVAGIDIPNDAYLPVGLMIIPINSMINPVLYYAPPTPIKYILAWFRKRVHAKHEHAAESPQKKIDKNGKQYEN from the exons ATGAGTATAACAATGCGAGGTGAGTATTGCAAAGAAGATATAGAATGGAGAAGTGGAAAAACCTGTTCTGCTATTGGAACTCTGCTTATGATTGGAACAGAGTCTTCAGTTTTTACTCTCACAATCATTACAGGATTTAGAGTATATACTGTTCTGAG accTTTTAATGAAGTTAGCCTCAGAACAATCCGTCCTATTATCGTATTGTCATGGACTCTTGCTATTGCAATTGCCCTGATTCCGTTGTTGCCAGTTACTGAAGACTACTTTGTGGACAATGTATG GTTGAGTCAAAatccatttttttcaataatcaaCAAAAACGAAATAAGGGGAATAAATCAATGGATTTCAACAATACAAACTGAAAATAATGATACATTGAA GAATTCAACTCGAGAAAATAAAGCATTGACCAACCAACAGTTAAAGAAAAGGGCAAAATCCATGCAGAAAAAAGTTACCGTGATCATCATAACAGATTTGTTGTGTTGGATGCCAATTTGTATCATGGGATTTCTACAAGTTGCTG GCATAGATATACCAAACGACGCTTATCTTCCTGTTGGGCTAATGATCATACCAATCAATAGCATGATAAATCCTGTGTTGTATTATGCTCCTCCCACacctattaaatatattttggctTGGTTCAGAAAAAGGGTTCATGCAA AACACGAACATGCAGCCGAAAGCCCACAAaagaaaattgacaaaaatggaaaacaatatgaAAACTGA